tttataatatatatatatatatatatatatataaagaattctAGCCTTCTAATGTgcttttattaaaactgaaatatcatgCTCTCACTGTGTTCTAAAATATGTCATTTCTGTTAGTTCCTTCACTTTTAACACTGTTATTGCAGTGAGATTTTCCTTCTTTAAATGATGGCTGAATCTTTCTGACAGTTTATTTGAGGGGGCGTGGTCTGAGTGCTACAAAGACCTGATGCATAAACATAATTAATTCAGTTAATACATTTTTGGACAGTATTGTCAGTATTGTCCTGATAACTCACCAGCAGTGTAGCAGGTGTTGAGTGGCTGGCTGATGTTACTGGGCATGCTTTTCAGACACTTCATCAGCTTAGTCTCCGCCCCCTTGAACCTCTTCGTGATCACATGACCCATGATCCAGGTGGTGTCTTTATACAGCACCTGTGGTGAGTAACAGGGTACTGTATGGAGCTGGGGACGATTAACTGTAGATACTTGAAATGTAACACTCTCACtgtggccatccaagatgtagctgagattttattttttttctctgaagacatGATCCTTGGTGATTCATGAAATGCAAGTCTATGCAAGTTTTTGACATTCAAAGTGCTAATAGCTGTTGACTCACTAAGAAGCATATTTTCAGCTAAAACACTTtgtactgttctactgaagaaagaaagtaatcTACATCTGTCACACAGATCATGAGAATGACTGATATTATGTTATAGCAGGTCATGCcttctttgttaacattagtcaaTGCATTCCcttgcattaactaacaatgagcttttttggttttatttattataattttttttttttttttttttacagatttatacatttattcatttgttactgtgttcatttttgttcatgtttattttacagtgtattaactaatgttaatgttACCACTTTTGATGTTTAATAAGGAATAAGTAAATGTTGACATTAAGGTTctttaagaataataaataaggtagaagtattgttcatcgTCTATTGATTTTGACTAATGTggttaacaaattacattttactgtaaCGTGTTACTCATTTTGTACTTTAGGTTGATTTGTTTTGTGCTTTGGGGCTGGTTTTAGTGAAGGGTTTTTAcgcacaaaatacatttattttaagctaCTTATGTAATAAATGTCATATACTACAAAACGTTCAACCATCTAAGAACATTTTCAGCTGATATAGTGCACAATATATTATTACGGGGCTTTATGGCTGTCAATTTGTACAACCCAGCAGAGGGCACTGTTTTGAGTCTcaaatccaaaaacaaataaattaataaattatacagctttttgttttcttctcttctgATTGTGTGGAGTGTTTTTGACACAAATACTCTCTAAAATCTATACAATCATAACACAGAACTCAATGGTACTACAGAGACAACAACATAATTGCAATAAcctaaacaataaaacataatatatatataggtataagGTATAAGATAAGACACAATCACTTCATGTGATGAACAGACACATCCATGGAGCACATCAAAGATGATAAACAGAAGCTCAAACTTCCTCGCTTGATGTATCAATGAGCTTTGTTCTTGCGAGTCAACCAAGTATGGTTGAGATCACATGAGGGTGACTAATTgatcatttttaagtgaactaacccttttaagtCTGTATTTTGATAATGCAGCAGTATCAGAACCAACCTGACTGTAGATGAAGTATGTGCCCTCGGTCTCCACTGTAACAATATCAGCTGATACCTGCAGCCCCTgtcctctgctctgctctgcgGCCCACGACAGAACAGTGATGTCACCATCATCTGAGGAAAACATGGAGAACAAATGAGAGAGCCTTTTTACCctatcaaatattttagtaataaaataatttcttagaaaaaatttgcattttgtgATAGAAGTAATATTGAAAGAGAAATGTAgacatttttgacaaaaaaaaatgcatcataaaatgtaaatgtagtttgggtgtcacccggtggctgtttgtggtataacggactaaataaaatctcacaggaaccttttttttttaatgtcaactTCACATTTGAAACCTAACTTATTTTGACATtaggctttaattttatagaaaTTCTAGAGTAaaacctgtttatttatttaatataaaataaaataaaaatgtgcagtgCATTatctttacagtaaatttaaacttctataactttctGATACTTTCATATTTAGAATGATTCCACTTCCACAATATTCTGctgattgtcttctttaaaatgAGTCCGACCTGTATTTTAAAGCGTTcaataattataacattttaagttttgatagtgcactttcaagtctatgttcaaaaatggggGGCGGGGGGTGGGGGGTAGTTAAGGGGTTAAACACCAGCATCAGTAAGCAGTTATACAAATTAATTCAAATGTGAGATTCTGGGGAtataaagttgataaaaacaaatattattcaaCCCACAAAAGTTCAATTGTGTAGAGAATCTTTTATTGTTGTATCTGTGCTTACAAGCTTCTCAGACTCTTTACTGGAATCTCTGTTcattcatcacaaaaaaaaaagaacaaaacactgCTTCTTCTTGcagtgttaacatttgtaaacatCATTTACCAACAGCCAAAGTTAGTGCGTTAAAATAACAGATGCATATAAACAAGTCGGTTAGACGTCCGTCTAAATATAATAACCACAATAACCCCATGACTTGAGTAACAAGCTGAAGTAATCAAAAACCTAATTTGCATTACCAGTAATGGAGGGGGGGTGTCACAAAAAAACTTCACTCatcatttctcaccctcatgttgttctaaacccttCTTCTTACTatctcagtattttttatttatttgtttgtttaatgtgctTGACAAAGGTCAGCAGAACTATCTGGTTACTCACATACATAGAACATttttcagaagaaagaaagaaactgttCCCTGTGTTATACTCACTGTACGACTGCGAGGACACAGGAACAAGGTGAAGAAATGTGTGCTGCTCTGCCAAAAGAAGCGACAATTCATATGggatataaaacataaaaatatgtatttgtgtgttagacagagagagggatgttactcactttctcttctcttcctctgttttgtCACATCTCTCTTGTCTCGTACCTCTGCGTGTGTTCGTCTCTCAGGGAATCTGTGATAACAGTTTACCTTATAACAAGATGTAGCCTGTGGGAAATTATAGACATCATCGCTCACTGATTTTGCTTCAGGATTTTACAGTGGACAGCAGTTAGCAacactaaaataataacaaaactgtCAGATGTTACACTGTACAACCAGTCTAGCCCATTCTAATTAAAAGAGGTCATTATTGGGTTTGGAAGTGCCAGTAATTCAGGTGAAAACACTGAATAGAACGCTGTTGGACTCTACCCAGACTACTGTattaaaaccaaaaacacaattcTTGATCATTGTCCTCACAAGCATTACTGGAATAGCCCAACCCATTTGGAGGAGGGAGTGCCCATACCCTTGGTCAAACTACCATAAACCCCACTGGCCCAACAATATGCAAAAACTTAAAAAAGACCTTATACAGTctttgattattgttattatactgATTTGAGTATTTGGTTTTATACTTTCGTCAGCCAAATTTCAGtacaccaaataatgttgttgtttgttttgttttttgtcagaACAAACATTCTCCTTTAGTGAAGCTGCATTTAATGTTGCTTGGGtcattttgttgattgtttagCATTATTTCTTGATGTCTTGATTTGGGGTTGATTAAACTTATTAGGACACTGGAATTTTCTTTAGTCTtctttaaatttatttgaaagaaaaattgaataaattcaaaaaaatctatttgcttctgattttattgtatttaatgcaGAGTGAACAGAAGGCAGCCACCAGTTCTGCAAGtgtagtatttattttaacacaGATGAGGAAGTGAAAAAAAGCTGCACAAATAAACTCTATGGAAGCactatgacaattttttttttttttttttttttttttttttacaactgtaTTGTTGAAAATGCATTGGACTACTATGTAAATATCACCTGTACATGAGTTAACTATATTCATATACCACAGTGATGCTACTTCAAGCTGCTTTAAAAGACCAATAGCCTACTGCACTTTGAAATGTACCATAGCACTGAATCATTTTGCTCTCTAGAGAATACTTTGGTataaccaaaagaaaaaaaacaacaacccgcAAACCTGTTATTTGTTGGTGAAGCTACAGATGAACCCCATTAAAAGTGAAACAAAGAAAGCACTCACCTACCCCGTAGCACACGGCGGAATCGCAGCATATCCCACCTTCGTCTCTCGCTGTCTCCAGAGGCCTGAAGCGCTGCGTTATCGCTGCCATTTCGGACCTGAGCATCCAAATGTATGTCCACTGCATATAGATCACACCTACACAGGTGCATGCAGCAGCGCACGCGAGCAAGCGCTTCAACACCTCCACGTTCACCCTCCAAACAGAAGCAGGACTGTTGTGATCGTCCATTACAGCCCAAACGTTTAAATGACGGGACAGAAGAGTTTAGAATGCGGTAATATAGCCGTTCTCATTTGATCCATTAACTTTCGGTTTCGCAACTTTCATCATAAAGCGGTgggagtggaaaaaaaaaatcgtcgTTCAACACATGCTCGTCACATTCCCTAGAATAAATATCGTATTGAAGCCAACCATAATCTCAGATGAGATCCAAGTGGATTTACCGGGATTCTGAAGAaataataaatggaattccaTTAGCTTTACTATGGCGATTGTTAAAGATTTATAGACACGTTGATCAGTGACTAAACCTAATGGGATTGATGCCATGTGATTCCAGAGAACACGACAATGAGCGCTGGATTCATGCTGGGAAAGTGTTTTACTGTATGCATGCTTAGTCATGCTATAATACAAACAAATACGTGTGTATGTCTATacgtttgtttaaatatataaaatatataaatatatatttaaaaaatatacaaaaatggccCAATATGGGTAGAAAATAGATTTATGCAAAGGCATGTTTTTCAAAAGGCCTCTAAGACTagcattatttttctattttatcttcTTGTTTTCTTTATACTTGTTACGGCCCATTACCATTTCAAGGCTCGTGAATTCTAAGGACACAGGCCGAACATATAACAAAGAAGAATCACAACCCCTGATGTGAGTTCCAAGACATCTctatttaattaacataattcaaaatcaaacattcacaaataatatttataataaagaaaacaatctaATGGATGATAAAGAGAACAATCAGTTCACGGGTAGGGAAACTAGAGAAAACAGTTCCCTAAGTACACCTGGGGCCTGTTCTCATGGGCggagtttttttttggggggggggggcagagcCAATTAATCTtgtgctttgaaaaataaaaataaatacagaattcatattttctaattactaattaaaaataattaattctaaacttACTCATTATATCCACAAAAATTATAAGATTGgacaaataaaattagaaaatatgaattctgtatttatttattttcactcttCTTgtgcacgctagttctgatcgtacgtatagtaactcggcaactactcaagaattgtagtatgtttgcgtaaagggaaacagacattccgagaggaacagaatcgactgctgcACCGCATCTGCTGGTAGGTGCCCCCACACGCACAAAAGTGAAACTCCGCCTatgcctgttcttcgtacgtcgcttattacatccgagatcaaatgacacctccaagatgatatcatcgtgctaatcctgatccggctaattgggttcttcgaacacatcTGTTgcgtatgattagtatcgctggattgagttatctgagataattgcgcgttcacgtgttgtcttaaaaggggatatgtatcgatactagtgatggccgattcgtgaacgaatcgttcaatttaaccggttcttcttagtgaaccggttgaaccagttcaccaaatcgaactgaatcgtttgaaacggttcacgtctccaataagcataaatacacaaattacttaagctgttattttttttaacgtgattgacactccctctgagtcagaataaaccaatatcccggggtaatccatttactcaaacagtacactgaataaaatgctgtgaagaccgaactgaagatgaacactgagccgagccagataatgaacgaacacgcccactgctggagcagttctcgttctcgagtcaagaaccggttgcttcggttttcggatcaccagtacactcaaccgagaatcgtttctgtcggacgcgtccgatttgagaaccgatgagctgattctcgttctcgagtcaagaaccggttgcttcggttttcggatcaccagtacactcaaccgagaatcgtttctgtcggacgcgtccgaattgagaaccgatgagctgattctcgttctcgagtcaagaaccggttgcttcggttttcggatcaccagtacactcaaccgagaatcgtttctgtcggacgcgtccgaattgagaaccgatgaactgatgatactgcgcatgcgcgattcagcgtgaagccaagcCAACTGACtgacagcatgtctgaaccgaagggattcttttggtgattgattctgattctgtactagtaatgttatgagcgcgggtatttcgagggcttggatgaagggcaatctggcgaaacgtaagttcatttaataacaaatacatcgcaatggattatgtttagtaagtggatcatggtttctgcatgacacctaatttatttactttatatcttcaagacttaaatcctcatatgcacattattgctgttactgtatttaggtgtgttgcaaaactcaaatgtaaacttttcatgattatgaggttttaactgactaaagttatgattactgactttatatatttgaatgtttgatagacgtgacgccattacgtcatcgccaatgacgtcattacgtcgagcgttaaagaaccgatgaaccggttttttcaaccggtttattgaatcgaaccgtccgaaagaaccggttcgcggaaaagaatcgaacttcccatcactaatcgatactcgaaaccatgatcagcagcgCAGGGATTGCCTGGTGGCAAGACTGCactgtaatgacgtcatataatttaaaacgacacctgacaaAAAACACCTGACGAAAAACAAATTTCttgacttttataaggaaacagccaagcaaacaaaactacataaatgttataatagatacatgaaacagataatagatacatgttttcattttattatataattatttagattcgcaatttatagttttgcagtctttacatttttatttcaatgtagaaattatccattaatttcattttatatttggaaagatttgttacgtgacagcattaatgaaagtttcttaagggtcaatatcatgttatctgcatctcctgcgctccatcaagccactcttataatagcagtcatcactcaaaataatgcacgactctattatctgtatagcatgtgtgtaagactctaatacagttatgaagtaataattttatgacaaataaatatttcagggagtaaaactggctgtctagtaggctgttatggactacacagcatttttatattatttttaaattttttttaatgattattattttaaattattgtccctggatcagtacgatactcttgtaataaagtagcggtggtagcagacatattttgagtatcagttctggttgaaaagaagtgatctaatcctgtttacatgaaataagattATATTCGGCTTAATAAGCTTAGGTTTAAactaacggacctgttgctatgacagcagctcctggatgagcttcgaagaaccaaacgatccaagatcacgccaaatcgtcaacaatcaaatccagctaactgagttagcgacgtacgaagaacaggcccctggttgaaaagaagcgatctaatcatgaaataagctgctcccgagcaggtttaagctaatggacctgttgctatgacagcagctccgggatgagcttcgaaaaaccaaatgatccaagatcacgccaaatcgtcaacattcaaatccagctaactgagttataaataattaatcacacagaTACACATAACACCCTCACCcttaagtgaataaattgtagAAATAATCTTTCttacccgtttttttttttttttttttttttgctttaatccTCTCTTTTTAacaaaaggggggaaaaaacaatTTATTCCTATTAGACACGTGATAAAGCGTCAGCGATAACATTATCTTTACCACGAATGTGTCGAATCTCTAGGTCAAACGTCTGTAAAAACAAACTCCAACGCATCAAACgttggttgttgtttttcattcggGCCAGGAAGACTAATGGGTTATGATCTGTGTAAATAATCAACGGATACGAAACAGAACCCACATAGACATTGAAATGTTGGAGAGCAAGGACGAGAGCTAATGCCTCCTTCTAAATGGTGGAGTAACGTTGCTGATGTTTATTAAATTTCCTAAATCCGTCCATTATGAACGGGACATACCCCTGTTTTTCACACATGTCAGCCTGTGAAGCTAACGACTCCAGTCCTTCTAAATGTGGCGAGGAAATCAATAAACCTACCGGTTTAGGGACactatttttctttttgagtGCTTTGCACTCAGCAATAATGTGTCCATGTTTCTTTTAAATTCTTCTAAGAGAATCAGTTCACGTAGCTCTTCATACGTTTTTACATTCATAGAAGCACACCACCGATCAAACATTGACTCTTTCGCACGAACGAATTCAACGTAGGTCTCATCAGTTTTTCGATGATTACGAAACTTTTGGCGATAAGCCTCAGGAACCAATTCATAAATTCAAAGAACCGCAGCTTTTACTTCCTCATAATCGAGAGACTCCTCCACGGACAAAGAAGAATAAGCTTCCTGGGCTTTCCCCACAAGAACACACTGCAACAACATGGGCCAAAATATTTTCGGCCACTAAGATTGAAGGCAACCCGTTCAAAAAGAGCAATAAACTTGTCTACCTCTTTTCCTCGAAAAGGAGGAACCATACGAATATTTCGACCCACATCGAAATCCGAAACAAAGCTTGCGTCGGATTCGCAATAAAATTTGTTAATTCAAACATGATTTATAAACAATAAAGCACTACACAATCCTAAAATGCCCATCAAAGTCTGTGATTCAACAAAGTTACAAAGTAACAAATTCAAGTGTGAACAGATCAAAAAGATCACACGAAGTCACACAAAATCCAGAtcaatcccggacgagcccccaaataTGTTACGGCCCATTACCATTTCAAGGCTCGTGAATTCTAAGGACACAGGCCGAATATATAACAAAGAAGAATCACAACCCCTGATGTGAGTTCAAAGACGTCTCTATTTAATTAACAGAATTCAAAAtcaaacattcacaaataatatttataataaagtaaACAATCTAATGGATGATAAAGAGAACAATCAGTTCACGGGTAGGGAAACTAAGAAAACAGTTCCCTAACTACACCTGTTCTCGGAGTAAAGTTCTTACCTGACTAccgaaaaaataaaaacaggtgagTCTTCCGGACATCTGCTTCCCTCGCTCAGTTCTTACTAAATAAGCAAACgtgaactaataaataaatacatacactaccCGCAACTGAACAGTAAGAAATATaccaaatatcaaaacacaacttTATACGTTAAACCTAAgcttaacataaagcaaacaaaaccGCCTCCAAGGGCGATGAGAGACGCTGGTGAATGGGAAGCGGAGCaacggagagaaagagagcaccgCCATTGTCGTCTCTGAGCCTTTTATCCGGTATCCCCGATGACGTCACATAATTCTTGCATAAGGAATCCTCCCACAACGCCACCTGCGGACTCAGaaataattaatcacacagatacacataacaatattacacacatacagtacataatatatatatatatatatatatatacattccaAGAAACCTACTGTACCTGCAAAGTTCCCTTGAAAAACATTCCTATATTGCGCTTTTCCAGGAGGTTCCACAATAAAAATTTCTTtctggggttaaaatataagttttttggaagggttgccttggtaaaattcgcattttaggcgctaaatatcacgttattggtattggggttgtttcaaaccgcggacatgaaaaacaagcatttttatcggggaacctcctggaaacgcggaGTACGCCATCCAGTTCTGCACCCTGGCCGCAGAGTGCCATTGGAaggaggaggcgcagtgggaccgGTTCCAGCATGGGCTGGCTAACCGTGTCCAGAGGGAAATCTACATGCTGGACCTTCCGCCCTAATTTAACGGTCTCATTGAACTGGCATTAAGGGTCGATGCGCGCTTGAGTCGCATGAGCCAGTTCCATCAACAAACCCCATTCCGCAGCACAGAGGACTTGGGCACGGACACGGTCAGCCCCTTATCCGATCCCGAGCCCATGCAGGTGTGTAGAGCTCGGCTTTACCAGAAGGAGAGGGAGAGGCGGAGATCTCTAGCACTTTGCCTCTACTGCGGGGACAGGCCATTTCAAAAGATCAAGCCCGTAAGTAACTATGACGCTACTATTGGGTGGGATCTCCACCGAaaagacctcatctacacaccTCCCGGTAAGACTAAGGTGGGCAACCCATACGCACAACACAAGGGCATTACTGGACTCTGGGGCTGAAGGTAATTTTTGGGATTATAAACTGGCACAACAACTCCACATTCCCATATTTCCCCTTACTCACAAGATTTCTGTTAATGCGCTAAATGCACTGCAATTCCCTTTCATTTCCCATATTACTGGACCTGTAACCCTCATCACCTCTGGCAACCACTCCAAGAACATTACATTCCTCCCCATAGACTCACTACTGGCACCCGTAGTTATTGGTCACCCCTGGCTCACTCTATGCAATCCCAGTATCAATCGGGTGCACAATTCCATGTCTGCTTGGAGCATCCCTTGTCATAAGTCTTGTCTTGTGTCTGCTTGTTCATCTGTGCTTTTTTCTGTGTTCCAGGAAGAAGCAGTGAATTTGTCTACCATGCCCGAGGAGTACCAGGACCTgagggaagtgttcagtaagtcccgggctgcttctctacCTCCGCATTGTCCTTACGGCTGGGCCATAGACTTAGTACCTGGTAAgactccgcctaagggcaagttatattcactttctgttccagagagggaggctatggagaaatatatttctgattctctagcatccaAGTTCATtcgtccttcctcatctccagcgggggcggtgttcttttttgtggggaagaaggatggttctctgcgactgTGTATCGattaccgagggctgaacaacattgCGGTAAAGagtacttatcctttgccgttgatgtcttcaacCTTCAAACGGTGACAGGGAGCatccattttcacaaaatttgATTTACTTAAttcttatcatttggtccgcataagGGAGGGCGATGAATGGAAGACCACGTTAAATACCCCTAGGGgtcactttgaatacttggtcatgTCCTTCGGACTgtccaactccccagcggtcttccGAGCACTCAtcaatgacgtgctgagagatatggttgaccagtttatatatgtttacctggatgacatattgatcttctCATCTTCTCTCCATGATCATGTTCAGTACGTCAGATGAGTGCTGCAGAGGAttctagagaatgggctttttgtcaaggcggagaaatgcgtttttcatgcacagtctgttc
The sequence above is drawn from the Carassius auratus strain Wakin chromosome 5, ASM336829v1, whole genome shotgun sequence genome and encodes:
- the LOC113085633 gene encoding tumor necrosis factor ligand superfamily member 13-like, giving the protein MDDHNSPASVWRVNVEVLKRLLACAAACTCVGVIYMQWTYIWMLRSEMAAITQRFRPLETARDEGGICCDSAVCYGATSCYKVNCYHRFPERRTHAEVRDKRDVTKQRKRREKQHTFLHLVPVSSQSYNDGDITVLSWAAEQSRGQGLQVSADIVTVETEGTYFIYSQVLYKDTTWIMGHVITKRFKGAETKLMKCLKSMPSNISQPLNTCYTAGIYFLESGSTLQLSVPRKSAELILTAHATFMGLFNI